Proteins encoded together in one Citromicrobium bathyomarinum window:
- a CDS encoding 5-formyltetrahydrofolate cyclo-ligase — MDHATIKSQLRKDMRAARKAAAAALPEAVRTLVFSRPPAPVLARIPEGATIGLYRAEGSEAPAARYAQYFMENGHPIALPRLSGEDGAMQFAAHSDPLEESDLTKGPHGLMQPGEDAALLVPDVVFVPLLAFDEDGGRLGQGGGYYDRWIAANPDTLRIGLAWDAQKVDRVPMEAHDRKLHMVVTPQRMYEMGA; from the coding sequence ATGGATCACGCCACGATCAAATCGCAGCTTCGCAAGGATATGCGTGCCGCGCGCAAGGCCGCCGCCGCCGCGCTGCCCGAGGCTGTGCGCACGCTGGTGTTCTCGCGCCCGCCCGCGCCGGTGCTGGCGCGTATTCCCGAAGGCGCGACGATCGGCCTGTATCGCGCGGAAGGGTCCGAAGCGCCCGCTGCGCGCTATGCGCAGTATTTCATGGAGAACGGCCACCCGATCGCCCTCCCCCGCCTCTCGGGCGAAGACGGGGCGATGCAGTTCGCCGCGCACAGCGATCCGCTGGAGGAGAGCGACCTGACAAAGGGCCCGCACGGCCTGATGCAACCGGGCGAAGATGCCGCGCTGCTGGTGCCCGACGTGGTCTTCGTCCCCCTGCTCGCCTTCGACGAGGATGGCGGCAGGCTGGGACAGGGCGGCGGATATTACGACCGCTGGATTGCCGCGAACCCGGATACGCTGCGGATCGGGCTCGCCTGGGATGCGCAGAAGGTCGATCGCGTTCCGATGGAGGCGCACGACCGCAAACTGCACATGGTCGTCACCCCGCAACGCATGTACGAGATGGGCGCATGA
- a CDS encoding 3-methyl-2-oxobutanoate dehydrogenase (2-methylpropanoyl-transferring) subunit alpha: MADRPERTDNKPQLSLHIPEPNYRPGADEVDFSAIEIPEAGAQPRPDEACDPTETHGLCTDLIRVLGDDNRAHGPWDPKLDPDTLREMLHHFSLVRAFDERMFRGQRQGKTSFYMKCTGEEATSISTSMALQSDDMVFPSYRQQGVLIARGYPLFEMINQIYSNSGDKLKGRQLPIMYSSREHSFFSISGNLATQVPQAVGWAMASAIKHDTRIAATWVGEGSTAEGDFHAACTFASVYNAPVILNVINNQWAISSFSGFAGSERATFASRAIGYGLAGLRVDGNDPLACYAAQRWAANRARTNSGPTLIEFFTYRAEGHSTSDDPSGYRSAEEREAWPLGDPVVRLKNHLIELGEWDEDRQAEMDLKAAEKVKADTKEAEKNGILGHGMHQPFHTMFEDVFEEEPWHLKEQNAQSQAERDKKYPDGVPH; this comes from the coding sequence ATGGCCGATCGGCCCGAGCGAACCGACAACAAGCCGCAGCTTTCGCTGCACATTCCTGAGCCCAACTATCGTCCCGGGGCGGATGAGGTGGACTTTTCCGCCATCGAAATCCCCGAGGCTGGCGCCCAGCCACGCCCGGACGAGGCCTGCGACCCGACCGAAACCCACGGCTTGTGCACGGACCTGATCCGGGTGCTGGGCGATGACAACCGGGCGCACGGTCCGTGGGACCCAAAGCTGGACCCCGATACCTTGCGCGAAATGCTGCACCACTTCTCGCTGGTGCGCGCGTTCGATGAGCGCATGTTCCGCGGGCAGCGGCAGGGCAAGACCAGCTTCTACATGAAGTGCACCGGGGAGGAGGCGACCAGCATCTCCACCTCGATGGCCTTGCAGTCCGACGACATGGTGTTCCCCAGCTATCGCCAGCAGGGCGTGCTGATCGCGCGCGGTTATCCGCTGTTCGAGATGATCAACCAGATCTATTCGAACAGCGGCGACAAGCTGAAGGGCCGCCAGCTGCCGATCATGTATTCGAGCCGCGAGCACAGTTTCTTCAGCATCTCGGGCAACCTCGCCACGCAGGTTCCCCAGGCGGTCGGCTGGGCGATGGCGAGCGCGATCAAACACGACACGCGTATCGCGGCGACCTGGGTGGGCGAGGGGAGCACGGCGGAAGGCGACTTCCACGCCGCGTGCACCTTCGCCAGCGTCTACAACGCGCCGGTGATCCTCAACGTGATCAACAACCAGTGGGCGATTTCCAGCTTCTCCGGCTTTGCGGGCAGCGAGCGGGCGACCTTCGCCAGCCGCGCCATCGGCTATGGCCTCGCTGGGCTAAGGGTCGACGGCAATGATCCGCTGGCCTGCTACGCAGCGCAGCGCTGGGCGGCGAACCGCGCGCGCACCAATAGCGGGCCGACGCTGATCGAGTTCTTCACCTACCGCGCCGAAGGGCACTCCACCTCGGACGATCCCAGCGGCTATCGCAGCGCGGAAGAGCGCGAGGCCTGGCCGCTTGGCGATCCCGTGGTGCGGCTCAAGAACCACCTCATCGAACTGGGCGAGTGGGACGAGGACCGGCAGGCCGAGATGGACCTGAAGGCGGCCGAAAAGGTCAAGGCCGACACCAAGGAGGCCGAGAAGAACGGCATCCTGGGCCACGGCATGCACCAGCCCTTCCACACCATGTTCGAAGACGTGTTCGAGGAAGAGCCTTGGCACCTCAAGGAACAGAACGCGCAGTCGCAGGCTGAACGCGACAAGAAATATCCGGACGGGGTGCCGCACTGA
- a CDS encoding glutathione S-transferase family protein has product MITLHHLEYSQSFRILWLLEEIGAPYELKVYKRDAETRLAPAEYKALSPLGTAPVITDENGLVLAESNAVIDYILDMHPESALRPAPGEAARVDYLFWFHAGVGSLMPMQFFNGLLTMMKARSPALVRSVIGLATDKVREMLVAPRLKVIFDKLESDLGRHTWLAGDRLTAADISMCYSIASADAQGKLEGRPNCQRWMKQMRETPSFQRAMEKDGRETFVFSF; this is encoded by the coding sequence ATGATCACGCTGCACCACCTCGAATATTCGCAAAGCTTCCGCATCCTCTGGCTGCTGGAGGAAATCGGCGCGCCGTATGAACTGAAGGTCTACAAGCGCGATGCCGAAACGCGGCTTGCGCCGGCCGAGTACAAGGCGCTCTCTCCACTGGGCACCGCGCCGGTCATCACCGACGAGAACGGTCTGGTGCTGGCCGAGAGCAACGCGGTGATCGACTACATCCTCGATATGCATCCCGAGAGCGCCCTGCGCCCTGCGCCGGGCGAGGCAGCGCGCGTGGACTACCTGTTCTGGTTCCACGCCGGGGTGGGCAGCCTGATGCCGATGCAGTTCTTCAACGGCCTGCTGACGATGATGAAGGCGCGCAGCCCTGCGCTGGTCCGCTCGGTGATCGGCCTCGCGACCGACAAGGTCCGTGAAATGCTGGTCGCGCCGCGCCTCAAGGTGATCTTCGACAAGCTGGAGAGCGATCTGGGCCGCCACACCTGGCTGGCGGGCGACCGGCTGACCGCAGCCGATATCTCCATGTGCTACTCGATCGCCTCCGCCGATGCGCAGGGCAAGCTGGAGGGGCGGCCCAACTGCCAGCGCTGGATGAAGCAGATGCGCGAGACGCCATCCTTCCAGCGCGCGATGGAGAAGGACGGGCGCGAGACGTTTGTGTTCAGCTTCTAG
- the gap gene encoding type I glyceraldehyde-3-phosphate dehydrogenase: MATKVAINGFGRIGRLVARAILERTDHDLELVAINDLADASANALLFQFDSTHGRFPGSVDVDGNALVVNGKKIAVTSEREPGKLPHGEMGVDIVLECTGFFQSVDAAKPHLDAGAKRVLISAPAKGDLKTVVFGVNHDVLTSDDLIVSNASCTTNCLAPVAKVLNDLVGIERGFMTTIHSYTNDQRMLDQMHSDMRRARGGAQNMIPTTTGAARAVGLVLPELNGKLDGSSVRVPTPNVSLIDLVFTPGRDTSAEELNEALKSAANGAMKGVLDFTDKPLVSSDFNHQPASSTVDSLETAVLEGKLARVVSWYDNEWGFSNRMIDTAGVMAKLI, from the coding sequence ATGGCGACCAAGGTTGCAATCAACGGTTTCGGGCGCATCGGGCGGCTTGTTGCGCGTGCGATTCTGGAGCGGACCGATCACGACCTCGAACTGGTGGCGATCAACGATCTGGCCGACGCGAGCGCCAATGCGCTGCTGTTCCAGTTCGATTCGACCCATGGTCGCTTCCCCGGTTCGGTCGATGTCGACGGCAATGCGCTGGTCGTGAACGGCAAGAAGATCGCCGTCACCAGCGAGCGTGAGCCCGGCAAGCTGCCGCACGGCGAGATGGGCGTGGACATCGTGCTGGAATGCACCGGGTTCTTCCAGTCGGTCGACGCTGCCAAGCCGCACCTCGATGCCGGTGCCAAGCGCGTGCTGATCTCCGCCCCCGCCAAGGGCGACCTGAAGACCGTGGTCTTCGGTGTGAACCACGATGTGCTGACCTCGGACGACCTGATCGTCTCCAACGCCAGCTGCACCACCAACTGCCTCGCGCCAGTCGCCAAGGTTCTGAACGATCTCGTCGGGATCGAGCGTGGCTTCATGACCACGATCCACTCCTACACCAACGATCAGCGCATGCTCGACCAGATGCATTCCGACATGCGGCGTGCCCGTGGCGGCGCGCAGAACATGATCCCGACCACCACCGGCGCTGCCCGCGCGGTCGGCCTGGTGCTGCCCGAGCTGAACGGCAAGCTGGACGGTTCGTCGGTCCGCGTGCCGACGCCCAATGTCTCGCTGATCGACCTGGTCTTCACCCCGGGCCGCGACACGAGTGCTGAAGAGCTGAACGAAGCGCTGAAGTCCGCCGCGAACGGTGCGATGAAGGGCGTTCTCGACTTCACCGACAAGCCGCTGGTCAGCAGCGACTTCAACCACCAGCCCGCCAGCTCAACGGTCGACAGCCTCGAAACCGCGGTGCTCGAAGGCAAGCTGGCTCGCGTGGTCAGCTGGTACGACAACGAGTGGGGCTTCTCCAACCGGATGATCGACACCGCCGGCGTGATGGCGAAGCTGATCTAA
- a CDS encoding dihydrolipoamide acetyltransferase family protein gives MAKFTFNLPDIGEGIAEAEIVAWHVSVGDMVEEDQQIADMMTDKATVEMESPVAGKIIEVAGEVGDTIAIGSMLVTIEVEGEIPDDVAEENAAAAEAEPTPAPAPAPAPKDDEVEERIEVENPDASDADDAHEADPEPAPKQPVEKSAPAASETKVLASPAVRKRAKDLGIDLAQVKPAEDGRIRHGDLDQFLAYSGGYSPATGPRSDETVKVIGMRRRIAQNMSASKRNIPHFTYVDEVDVTDLEAMRAQLNENRGDRPKLTILPLLITAICQSIPEFPMINATYDDEEGVVTRHGSVNMGMAAQTDAGLMVPVIKDAQSQNLWQLAREIGRLAEAARTGKAKSDEMQGGTLTVTSLGPLGGIATTPVINRPEVAIIGPNKIVERPMFVKGADGVERVEKRLLMNISISCDHRVVDGWDAASFIQALKKRLEAPATILAN, from the coding sequence ATGGCGAAATTCACCTTCAACCTGCCCGACATCGGCGAAGGCATCGCCGAGGCGGAGATCGTCGCCTGGCATGTGAGCGTTGGCGACATGGTCGAGGAAGACCAGCAGATCGCCGACATGATGACCGACAAGGCGACCGTCGAAATGGAAAGCCCGGTCGCGGGCAAGATTATCGAAGTCGCGGGCGAGGTGGGCGACACCATCGCGATCGGATCGATGCTCGTCACGATCGAAGTCGAAGGCGAAATTCCGGACGATGTCGCGGAAGAAAACGCCGCTGCCGCCGAGGCGGAGCCCACTCCCGCGCCAGCTCCGGCCCCCGCGCCGAAGGACGACGAGGTCGAAGAGCGGATCGAGGTCGAGAACCCCGACGCGAGCGATGCGGACGACGCGCACGAAGCCGATCCCGAGCCTGCGCCCAAGCAGCCGGTCGAAAAGAGCGCGCCCGCAGCATCCGAAACCAAGGTCCTCGCCAGCCCGGCGGTGCGCAAGCGCGCCAAGGATCTCGGTATCGATCTCGCGCAGGTGAAACCGGCCGAGGATGGCCGCATCCGCCACGGCGATCTCGACCAGTTCCTCGCCTATTCGGGCGGCTATTCGCCCGCCACCGGCCCGCGTTCTGACGAGACCGTGAAGGTCATCGGCATGCGCCGCCGGATCGCCCAGAACATGAGCGCGTCGAAGCGCAACATCCCGCACTTCACCTATGTGGACGAGGTCGACGTGACCGATCTCGAAGCGATGCGCGCGCAGCTCAACGAAAATCGCGGCGATCGGCCCAAGCTGACCATCCTGCCGCTGCTGATCACTGCGATCTGCCAGTCGATTCCCGAATTCCCGATGATCAACGCCACCTATGATGACGAGGAAGGCGTGGTGACGCGCCACGGATCGGTCAACATGGGCATGGCCGCGCAGACCGATGCGGGGCTGATGGTGCCGGTGATCAAGGACGCGCAGAGCCAGAACCTGTGGCAGCTCGCGCGCGAGATTGGCCGCCTGGCCGAGGCTGCGCGTACCGGCAAGGCCAAGTCCGACGAGATGCAGGGCGGGACGCTGACGGTCACCTCGCTCGGCCCGCTGGGCGGGATTGCGACCACGCCGGTCATCAACCGTCCCGAAGTCGCGATCATCGGCCCGAACAAGATTGTCGAGCGTCCGATGTTCGTGAAGGGTGCCGATGGTGTCGAGCGGGTCGAGAAGCGTCTGCTGATGAACATCTCGATCAGCTGCGACCACCGCGTGGTCGATGGCTGGGATGCCGCAAGCTTCATTCAGGCGCTCAAGAAGCGCCTCGAAGCACCTGCCACGATTCTCGCGAACTGA
- a CDS encoding DUF2842 domain-containing protein, producing MSHEPNWRIPVGMLILLAGLSVYAILIARYMPGLIGGWHVVFQTVIYLVLGLIWLLPLKRFLIWMESGRRN from the coding sequence ATGAGCCACGAACCCAATTGGCGCATCCCGGTGGGCATGCTGATCCTGCTTGCAGGCCTGTCGGTCTATGCGATCCTGATCGCGCGCTACATGCCCGGCCTGATCGGCGGCTGGCACGTCGTCTTCCAAACCGTTATCTACCTCGTGCTGGGGCTGATCTGGCTGCTTCCGCTCAAGCGCTTCCTGATCTGGATGGAAAGCGGCCGGCGCAACTGA
- the thyA gene encoding thymidylate synthase, protein MTESHYEQQYLDLMAHIWRTGDERVDRTGIGTRSVFGAQLRCSLTDNAVPLLTTKRVYWKTAARETLWFLTGATNIRPLVLQGVKIWNEWPHARYVKETGDDLPLDDFVQRIADDESFAARWGDLGPVYGKQWVDWPTYRYRPDGLYEKGEGIDQVSQVIDSLRTNPGSRRHIIEGWNVAELDRMALPPCHKTYQFHVGANGTQLNCLLYQRSCDVALGLPFNLFGAALLTRMIAQQTDLEPGELVWMGGDTHLYLNHAHLIEEQLGREPRGAPRLEITRRPPGIFDYAIEDFSVSGYDPHPPIKAPVAV, encoded by the coding sequence GTGACCGAATCGCACTACGAACAGCAGTATCTCGACCTGATGGCGCACATCTGGCGCACCGGCGACGAGCGGGTGGACCGCACCGGTATCGGCACGCGCTCGGTATTCGGCGCGCAGCTGCGGTGCAGCCTCACCGATAATGCCGTTCCGCTGCTCACCACCAAGCGCGTCTACTGGAAAACCGCCGCACGCGAGACGCTGTGGTTTCTGACGGGCGCGACCAATATTCGCCCGCTGGTGCTGCAGGGGGTCAAGATCTGGAACGAGTGGCCGCATGCGCGCTACGTCAAGGAGACGGGCGACGACCTGCCGCTCGACGATTTCGTCCAGCGAATCGCCGATGACGAGAGCTTCGCCGCGCGCTGGGGCGATCTGGGCCCGGTCTATGGCAAGCAGTGGGTCGACTGGCCGACCTACCGCTATCGCCCAGATGGCCTGTACGAGAAGGGGGAGGGGATCGATCAGGTCAGCCAGGTGATCGATTCGCTGCGCACCAATCCGGGCAGCCGCCGCCACATCATCGAAGGCTGGAACGTCGCCGAGCTGGACCGGATGGCGCTGCCGCCGTGCCACAAGACCTACCAGTTCCACGTCGGCGCGAATGGTACGCAGCTCAACTGCCTGCTCTATCAGCGCAGCTGCGATGTCGCGCTGGGCCTGCCGTTCAACCTGTTCGGCGCGGCGCTGCTGACACGCATGATCGCGCAGCAGACCGATCTGGAGCCAGGCGAGCTGGTGTGGATGGGCGGGGACACGCACCTCTATCTCAACCACGCGCACCTGATCGAGGAACAGCTCGGCCGGGAACCGCGCGGGGCCCCGAGGCTTGAGATTACAAGGCGTCCGCCGGGCATCTTCGACTACGCAATCGAGGATTTCTCGGTCAGCGGCTACGATCCCCATCCGCCGATCAAGGCACCGGTGGCGGTCTGA
- a CDS encoding alpha-ketoacid dehydrogenase subunit beta, giving the protein MSETKEKPKQGRDATGDDRRLNMIEAINDALDVAMGRDDNVVVFGEDAGYFGGVFRCTAGLQEKYGKTRAFDTPISECGIIATAIGMGAYGLRPVPEIQFADYIYPGYDQIISEAARLRYRSAGEFSAPITIRSPFGGGIFGGQTHSQSPESLFTHASGIKTVIPATPYDAKGLLIAAIEDNDPVIFFEPKRIYNGPFDGFFDRPVKNWKSHPDSVVPEGHYAIPLGKARLVTEGEQLTVLTYGTMVHVAKAVMEEKGVEADILDLRTLVPLDIEAVEKSVKKTGKCLIIHEATRTSGFGAELSALVQERCFYHLEAPIERVTGFDTPYPHSLEWAYFPGPVRIGAALDKLLSE; this is encoded by the coding sequence ATGAGCGAGACGAAAGAAAAGCCCAAGCAGGGCCGCGACGCGACCGGCGACGATCGCCGCCTCAACATGATCGAGGCGATCAACGACGCGCTCGACGTGGCGATGGGCCGCGACGACAACGTGGTCGTGTTCGGCGAGGACGCCGGCTATTTCGGCGGGGTGTTCCGCTGCACCGCAGGGCTGCAGGAAAAATACGGCAAGACGCGCGCGTTCGACACGCCGATCTCCGAATGCGGGATTATCGCGACGGCGATCGGGATGGGGGCCTATGGCCTGCGCCCGGTGCCCGAAATCCAGTTCGCCGATTATATCTACCCCGGCTACGACCAGATCATCAGCGAGGCGGCGCGCCTGCGCTATCGCAGCGCGGGTGAATTCAGCGCCCCGATCACGATCCGCTCGCCCTTCGGTGGCGGCATCTTCGGCGGGCAGACGCACAGCCAGAGCCCCGAATCGCTGTTCACCCATGCATCGGGCATCAAGACGGTCATCCCGGCGACGCCCTACGACGCGAAGGGCCTGCTGATTGCCGCGATCGAGGACAACGACCCGGTCATCTTCTTCGAGCCCAAGCGGATCTATAACGGCCCGTTCGATGGCTTCTTCGACCGTCCGGTGAAGAACTGGAAGTCGCACCCCGACAGCGTCGTGCCCGAGGGGCATTATGCGATTCCGCTGGGCAAGGCGCGCCTCGTGACCGAGGGCGAGCAGCTGACCGTGCTGACCTATGGCACCATGGTCCACGTCGCCAAGGCGGTGATGGAGGAGAAGGGCGTCGAAGCCGACATCCTCGACCTGCGCACGCTGGTCCCCCTCGATATCGAGGCTGTGGAAAAGTCTGTGAAGAAGACGGGGAAATGCCTCATCATTCACGAGGCGACCCGCACCTCCGGCTTCGGTGCGGAGCTTTCCGCGCTGGTGCAGGAACGCTGCTTCTATCATCTCGAAGCTCCGATCGAACGCGTGACCGGCTTCGACACCCCCTATCCCCACAGTCTCGAATGGGCCTACTTCCCCGGCCCGGTGCGCATCGGCGCGGCCCTCGACAAGCTTCTGAGCGAGTAA
- a CDS encoding DNA-formamidopyrimidine glycosylase family protein, which translates to MPELPEAEANRLRVERDCLHRTIEAAEPGDDTSYIELPGDNERGRLVGHQFTRTHRHGKLIFAGSESGPWICVHLGMSGSLRPFDEADGPPDYAKFLIRFEGERRLAFRCPRKLGWVRVVDSPEAEIERIGFGPDALEIGRDAFAEVIGDSRGAIKSALIEQKKLAGVGNLWSDEILYRTAIDPQRKGTDLSDSQLGDIYDAMRDILHAVVDTEADYSKLPDDWLIHTRDEGAECPRCGGEIVRTKVGGRSAFHCTRHQE; encoded by the coding sequence ATGCCCGAACTGCCCGAAGCCGAAGCCAATCGTCTGCGTGTGGAGCGCGACTGCCTCCATCGCACGATCGAGGCGGCGGAGCCGGGCGATGACACCAGCTATATCGAACTGCCCGGCGATAACGAGCGCGGTCGGCTGGTCGGCCACCAGTTCACCCGCACCCACCGCCACGGCAAGCTGATCTTCGCTGGCAGCGAAAGCGGCCCGTGGATCTGCGTCCACCTCGGCATGAGCGGATCGCTGCGCCCGTTCGACGAGGCGGATGGCCCGCCCGATTATGCGAAATTCCTGATCCGCTTCGAAGGCGAGCGCCGCCTCGCCTTCCGCTGCCCGCGCAAGCTCGGCTGGGTGCGCGTGGTCGACAGCCCCGAGGCGGAGATCGAGCGGATCGGCTTCGGCCCGGATGCGCTGGAGATCGGGAGGGACGCCTTCGCCGAGGTGATCGGCGATTCGCGCGGCGCGATCAAATCCGCGCTGATCGAGCAGAAGAAGCTCGCCGGGGTCGGCAACCTGTGGTCGGACGAGATCCTGTACCGCACCGCTATCGATCCGCAGCGCAAGGGCACCGATCTCTCCGACAGCCAGCTAGGCGACATCTACGATGCGATGCGCGACATCCTGCACGCGGTAGTCGATACGGAAGCGGACTACAGCAAGCTGCCCGACGACTGGCTGATCCATACCCGCGACGAAGGTGCCGAATGCCCGCGATGCGGTGGCGAGATCGTCAGGACCAAGGTGGGCGGGCGCAGCGCTTTTCACTGCACCCGCCACCAGGAATAG
- the tkt gene encoding transketolase, with protein MSLDPARMIPMANAIRALSMDAVQKAQSGHPGMPMGMADVATVLWSNYLKYDSAAPHWADRDRFVLSAGHGSMLIYSLLHLSGYAHPTMEEIENFRQLGSPTAGHPENFLLPGVECTTGPLGQGLAMAVGMAMAERHLNAEFGDELVDHRTWVIAGDGCLMEGINHEAIGLAGHLNLSRLVVFWDDNQITIDGSTDLSTSENVRARFEATGWFVNSCDGHDYADIARAIDEAMEAGRPALIACRTMIGRGAPNKQGTAATHGAPLGAEEVAAAREELNWQAAPFEIPDQVRQEWRSAGSRGHEIRSEWGTRLDNSERKAEFQRRMAGDLPEGFDLSEFITGLIREPAKVATRKASENALAVINSKLPETIGGSADLTGSNNTKTPGQEIFSADDRSGRYVYYGIREFGMSAAMNGMALHGGVIPYGGTFLVFSDYCRPAIRLSALQEARVIYVMTHDSIGLGEDGPTHQPVEHLQSLRVIPNLLVMRPGDAVETAECWEIALQQKKRPTVLALSRQGLAQFRNEEAEENRSARGAYRVKDAEADRRVILIATGSEVGLAMECAKDLEARGIGADVVSMPCAELFDEQSPAYRDNILPNVGPEEILRVSIEAGTTFGWERYTMANGLRIGIDSFGTSAPAEDAFEKFGFTSEAIIRKVVAKLEE; from the coding sequence ATGAGTCTCGACCCCGCCCGCATGATCCCGATGGCCAATGCCATCCGGGCCCTTTCCATGGACGCGGTGCAGAAAGCGCAGAGCGGTCACCCCGGCATGCCGATGGGCATGGCCGACGTGGCGACCGTGCTGTGGTCCAATTACCTCAAGTATGATTCGGCCGCGCCCCACTGGGCGGATCGCGACCGTTTTGTGCTGAGCGCGGGCCACGGATCGATGCTGATCTATTCGCTGCTCCACCTGTCGGGCTACGCGCATCCGACGATGGAGGAGATCGAGAATTTCCGCCAGCTGGGCAGCCCGACGGCGGGCCACCCGGAAAACTTCCTGCTGCCGGGCGTCGAATGCACCACCGGCCCTCTGGGGCAGGGCCTCGCGATGGCGGTGGGCATGGCGATGGCTGAGCGGCATCTGAATGCCGAATTCGGTGACGAGCTGGTCGACCACCGGACTTGGGTGATCGCGGGCGACGGTTGCCTGATGGAAGGCATCAACCACGAGGCGATCGGCCTTGCCGGGCACCTCAACCTCAGCCGTCTGGTCGTGTTCTGGGACGATAACCAGATCACCATCGACGGCAGCACCGACCTTTCGACGAGCGAGAACGTGCGCGCCCGGTTCGAGGCGACCGGATGGTTCGTCAATTCGTGCGACGGGCACGACTATGCCGACATCGCCCGCGCGATCGACGAAGCGATGGAGGCGGGACGCCCCGCACTGATCGCCTGCCGCACGATGATCGGTCGCGGCGCACCCAACAAGCAGGGCACGGCGGCAACGCATGGCGCCCCGCTGGGTGCGGAAGAGGTTGCTGCGGCGCGTGAAGAGCTCAACTGGCAGGCCGCCCCCTTCGAAATTCCCGATCAGGTGCGCCAGGAATGGCGCTCTGCCGGATCGCGCGGGCACGAGATCCGCAGCGAGTGGGGCACCCGGCTCGACAACAGCGAGCGCAAGGCGGAGTTCCAACGCCGGATGGCGGGTGATCTGCCCGAAGGCTTCGACCTCAGCGAGTTCATCACCGGCCTGATCCGCGAGCCGGCCAAGGTCGCGACCCGCAAGGCGAGCGAGAATGCGCTGGCGGTGATCAATTCGAAGCTGCCCGAAACCATTGGCGGCTCGGCCGACCTTACAGGCTCGAACAACACCAAGACCCCCGGGCAGGAGATTTTCTCGGCCGACGATCGCTCCGGCCGCTACGTCTATTACGGGATTCGCGAATTCGGCATGTCCGCCGCGATGAACGGGATGGCACTGCATGGCGGGGTGATCCCCTATGGCGGTACCTTCCTGGTGTTCAGCGACTATTGCCGCCCCGCGATCCGCCTGTCCGCCCTGCAAGAGGCGCGGGTGATCTATGTGATGACGCATGATTCGATCGGTCTGGGCGAAGACGGGCCGACCCACCAGCCGGTCGAGCATCTGCAATCGCTGCGGGTGATCCCCAATCTGCTGGTGATGCGCCCGGGCGATGCGGTCGAGACGGCGGAATGCTGGGAAATCGCGCTTCAGCAGAAGAAGCGCCCGACCGTGCTCGCGCTGTCGCGGCAGGGGCTGGCACAGTTCCGGAACGAGGAAGCGGAAGAGAACCGCTCCGCGCGCGGTGCCTATCGCGTTAAGGATGCCGAGGCGGATCGCCGGGTGATCCTCATCGCCACGGGCTCGGAAGTCGGCCTCGCGATGGAATGCGCGAAAGATCTTGAAGCGCGCGGCATTGGTGCGGACGTTGTTTCCATGCCCTGTGCCGAACTGTTCGACGAACAGAGCCCGGCCTATCGCGACAACATCCTCCCCAATGTCGGGCCCGAAGAGATCCTGCGGGTCAGCATCGAGGCAGGCACCACCTTTGGGTGGGAACGCTACACGATGGCGAACGGGTTGCGGATCGGCATCGACAGTTTCGGCACCTCGGCCCCGGCTGAGGACGCGTTCGAGAAGTTCGGTTTCACCAGCGAGGCGATTATCCGCAAGGTCGTCGCCAAGCTCGAAGAGTAG
- the zapA gene encoding cell division protein ZapA encodes MSTVEITIGGREFPISCGPGDEARVRSLAEAIDGHYQPRSPRFSQNLLFACLLAADEVFDKAGVSPGKDPELAQLRERLDEVERERDLLETALSSATDARGRLERDLRTAREEADSRSNAEASAQAERIATLEKRCADLQHRLEDAQMQELPLSGGSFRSAGEDLLPALERFAGLLESCADKLEGGPGNA; translated from the coding sequence GTGAGCACGGTGGAAATCACGATCGGCGGACGCGAATTCCCGATCTCCTGCGGGCCGGGGGACGAGGCGCGCGTGCGTTCGCTCGCCGAAGCGATCGACGGGCATTATCAGCCGCGCAGCCCGCGCTTCTCGCAAAACCTGCTGTTCGCCTGCCTGCTGGCGGCGGACGAAGTGTTCGACAAGGCGGGCGTCTCGCCGGGCAAAGACCCGGAGCTGGCGCAGCTGCGCGAACGGCTCGACGAGGTAGAGCGTGAGCGCGACCTGCTGGAGACCGCGCTGTCCAGCGCCACCGATGCGCGCGGGCGCCTCGAGCGCGATCTGCGTACGGCACGCGAAGAAGCGGATAGCCGCAGCAATGCGGAAGCCAGCGCTCAGGCCGAACGGATCGCCACGCTGGAAAAGCGCTGCGCCGACCTGCAGCACAGGCTGGAAGATGCGCAGATGCAGGAGCTGCCGCTATCCGGCGGATCGTTCCGTTCGGCGGGGGAAGACCTGCTGCCCGCGCTGGAGCGTTTCGCAGGCCTGCTCGAATCCTGCGCAGACAAGCTTGAGGGTGGCCCCGGGAACGCCTAG